The Oscillatoria salina IIICB1 genome contains the following window.
TTCGTTGAGTAGTACCAGTACTGGTGCTAAGGTTCCTTCTAACTCTAATGCGTCGAGAATGAGCGGCAAAAAGAGTAAGAAGATAAACCAGTACAAGGCGTTGGCTATAGTGTCACTGAGAGCATATTGGTTTTGTTCTCTTCCTTCACCAACTTGCTGCCCTAAACGCTCGTCTAGACGCAATGTTCGCAAGCCTCGCGACACTAAGAGTTTGACTAGGGTTGCGATTAGCCACGCTACTCCTAACAAAATTGCCGCACCTGCTAGTTTAGGCAGGAAACTGGTAACTTGCCCCAGCAATACATTTAAAGGCTCGGAAACTGCGTCTAGTTCCAATGCTTGCAAAAAGGCAACGATCGCAAACAGCAGAATTAACCAATAAACTACTCCCGCGATCCAGTCTTCAATCGGGATTGACTCGCTTCCTTCTCCTCCTCCGGTAATCCAAGAAGCAATTTTGTTGTCAATCTGGGTTTTCTTGAGCAATCCTTTGACGATCGCTTTCGCAATCAGAGCGATAATCCAGCCCACAATCAAAATTAAGATTGCTTGGACTAAATTCAGTAGCGATGAGCCAATATCTGCGCCCAACGCTCCCCTCACACTCTCAAAAGGTGAAAAGCCATCTGTCTGTGCCAATATTTTTGGCGCCAGGAGTGGCACTATTGAGCTAAATGGATGTATCATTCTGTCTCAACTTCCTTTGACGGTTTTAGTTAGTCTTTTACCGACTCTAGGGGCAAAATACAATATATTTGCCCCTCTTTGTCGCAATTTCTCTCAAATTAACCCTAAAATTTTCTTGCTTTTTTTTTACATCTGTGGTATGCAAACATCAATAAAAATCTTACTTTCGAGAGATATTAGCAACAATATGGATATTGGGCTAATTTTTTCCTCTATCTTTGTGAGTAATTATCCCAAAAAGGTCAATATTTGCCAAATTTGTCTATTTGCTACCACTGAAAGTTATTATGTCAGCACGTCAAGTTTTTGAACAGTCTATTAATATAAAAGCGAGTTCTACGGTCGTGGAACGCTGTATCGTCGATCGCGAACTGATGCACCGTTGGTTAAATCCAGCTTTACGTTGCGAACCAGTAGGTAAGTGGAGTACGGATGTGGGAAGTCGCAGTCGCTTTAAGATCCAGATTCCCGCGCTCGAACCGAGTCTTAAAAGTGTAGTAGTCGAGAGAGAACCTGGTTTAATTGTCTGGGAATTTGAAGGGTTTTTCCAGGGACGCGATCGCTGGGAATGTCAACCAAATGCTGAAGGAACTACTTTACTCAATCGCTTTGAATTTGAGATTCCCAATCCCATTATCAATTGGGGTTTCAACACGTTCGCTGCTAATTGGACTAAAGATGACATGAAAGCACAACTTAGAAGGTTGAAACGCATCGCTGAAGAGATTTATCAAATCGATTAGATTGGTGATTGGGTTCAGTTATCAGTAAACAGTGACCAGGGAACAGTTAGCAGTAAACAGTTATCAGTAAACAGTTATCAGTTACCAGTTAACATTGACTAGCGATTAGGGAACAGTAAACAGTTATCAGTTTATCCTCTGATTCCTCCTTGTCTCCCTTGTCTTCCCCCAGTCCCCAATCCCCAATCCCCAATCCCCAATCCCCAATCCCTAATACCCAATCCCCAATCCCCAATCCCTAATACCCAATCCCCAATCTACGAATATTAATCAATAAAGCGCGAATTGTATCTGCATCTTCAGCATTAGGAAGCATTTCCAGGTATTGCTGAAAATCTTCCGCAGCCTTAGTATAGCCATTAAGTTGATAATTGAGTAAACCGCGATCGCGCAATTCAATCGGATGCTCTGGAAACAACAACAACAACCTTTCAACAATTCCTAAAGCTTTCGCTAACTCTTGCTGATTAATATAAATAAACTTGAGATTTGTCAACATTCGTGCTATAAACTGCTTACTTGTTACAGGTTCCAAAAAAATTGGTTCCAGTTTAACTGGCTGTTGATAAATCTCGCTTAATCTCTCTTCGCAATCTTGCTCAAATAAAATTTCCCCACCCTCGAATGGATCGACAAAAATGCCTGCATTTTCAAATTCTGGACGAATTATAAAATGTCCCGGCATTCCAATCCCTACCATCGGAAAATCAATTCGTTTCGCTATTTCTAAATAAACTAAAGATAATGTTATCGGAATACCAGTACGATTGTCAATTACATCATTAAGAAAGCTATTCTTCGGATTATAATAATCATCGTTATTACCTTGAAAACCTAAATCCTCATAAAAATAGCTATTGATAGTTTGAATAATTTTCATCGGATAAGGCGTATCTGGTAAACGTTCTCTCACTTCCTCTGCCATTATGTCAAGAGAATTAAGATATTCTTCAGGATCGAGATCCGGATACTCTTCTTGTGCAATATATAATGCAGCTTTGGCTAAATCAATTTCTGATTCCGGTTGACTAATTTCGCGAGTGAAATTTTTACGCCCAAGATAAAAGTTCATAATTCAAACATTATTTAATTAAACTATCTTTCTCTAAATTTTAGACTCTACATTACCACCCGAACCACTAACTATGATAATCTTTACCCGAACCATATTTCCACGCATCAAGCCAACGATGATAAAAATATTGTTGCTGTAAAGGTAAATTTTTCATCAATGGTGCAAAATTCTTTCCGACTGAATATAAACCAGTATAAACAGCTAAATTAAGATAATGTTTCAGCCAATCTAATAACATTGGTAATCCCACCTGGGGAATAATTGGTAATACCAAACTTGGTTTTACCCTTGGTAAAGTTTTTGCTAAACCAGAAAATTTTACTACATCTTGTAAAAATGGTTTGAGGACATCATCACCCAAATTTTCCATCGCCACAAATACACTATTTAATAGATCGTTAATTTGATTTGGTGGTAATTCTTGATTCATTTTTACACTCATGGTACGTTGAAATAACCAAGTTACAGAAATATTCGGTTGATAAGGTTGTAGCAAAGCAAGTTCGTCTTTATTTAAAGCCTCAATTTTCAAAGCCTCATCGATACCATTAGTTAAGCGTTGAAGATGTCTTACCATTGCACCAAAACCACCAAAACTAACCGGAGATTGTCCGCCGCTACTATCGCCAACTGGTAAAATTCTGTTAAAGGAAAAACGTAAAGGACTTTGACGATAAGAAGGAAAGAAACCAAAGAGAAATCGCTCGAATTTTAGTTGCGAAAGTTCGACTTTTTGATATTCTGGTAACAAGCGCAAATACTCTTCCATGAAAAATTCTAAACTAGGGCGATTTAAATCTGCATCAAGATAAGTAAATAAATAAGTTGTGCGTCCATCTCGCGCCGGAAATGCTTCCCAAAAATATTGACATTGGTTTTGAATTGGTGTAAAAGAAACAATTAAATCGCCTATTTTATTCTCAGGATATCCTTGCGCGCAACTCCCCACAACCAAACAAACTCCTTCCGGTTTTTCACCTTGTCTAGCTTGTTGAGCAATTGGAGAAAAGTTACCCATTGCATCAATAAGTAAGCGAGTTTTAATAGTTTTATTTCCTGCTTCCACAACCACACCATTGGGATGCACTATAGCACTGTCAAAAGGAGTATTTTCGAGCAATTGTCCTCCAGCTTCCAGAAACTTTCCTTTCAGGGTTTCAAGAAGATATACTGGATCGATACCGATATTGAGAACATCTCTTACCCAAACATCTTTTCCACCATGAAAACTCACTCTAGCTGGATTATACTCTGTTGCGATCGCGTTTTCTAACTCAGCTTCAGTTAATAACCCTAACTCAACAAACACCTTTAACTCTTGACGCGAGATATTCCACTCTTGATCTCTTCCACGTAAAACACCCTTTTCAATTAAACTAACTTGCCAACCTTGCTTTTGCAAAGCCGCCGCTAATAAAATACCTAAAGTACCGCCACTAATAACAACATCGCAATCTAGACTTTCTAAACTTAGCGAATTCTCCTTAACCACATTCGGAATTTGTAAATCACCCTCTCGCAAAGCCCGCCAAAATTGGTCAGCCTTACGCAAACCTGCAAGTATATCACCTGGTTGTTGAGAAAGAATTTCTTCAGTTAAACTCATCACTAATTCCGATCGACAAAACTTACTCCTTATTCTCCAATCTTTCACTAACTTATCTCCCAAACACACCTCCAAAGTAATAAATTAATCTCAACTAATAAAATCCCCTTAGCCACTTGGCGACTTAGCGAGATTAAAAATCAACTTAAACCAACGTACTTCCCTTAACAATTCCTTCAAGAGTAGCAACAGGAACCTGATAAAAATACTCGCGACGAAATTGCGCTTCTGTAACAGCAGAAATAAATAAATCAATTGCTTGCTTAACAGTTGAAGATGGTGAATTCAACTCAACCACAGCAAAAAAATCGTCATTTCGCTCGACAACAAAACCGAGTTGGGAAAGTGCATCTATTCCCAACTGAAGTATCACCTGACTAATTCCTAACTTCACACAAATTTGCTCCGCAGTCGCCATTTTTCCAGTACGATAGAGATATTTCGCAATTCCCACTAACTGTTGCCAAACTTGCTCGGCTGGGGTAGACTGAGGATGAGAATAAGCGAGGGCGAGTTTTTGGGAATGTGCGATCGCGTTTCTAAACTTAATTTGCAATTCCTCCCACGCTACGGGACAATTTTCCATTTTTAAGACTTTCTCTAACATCTCCTGCATCTCTAAATCTTCTCCTTCTCCTCGCCAATCTAAAATCCATTCATTACCAGCTAAACTACTATTAAATTTACTCGCATCAGCACAACTTTTTACTGCTAACAACCTCACCTCATAATGCGGTTTACCAAAAGTGCTAAAATCCAATTCCACGATCGCATCACACAACTCTTCTTGAGGTAATTCATCTTTATAATGTCCCCACCAAACCCCTGGAAAACCTTCCTTAACCGTCTCATCCCCAAGTTCAAAATTAGTCTT
Protein-coding sequences here:
- a CDS encoding SRPBCC family protein, with translation MSARQVFEQSINIKASSTVVERCIVDRELMHRWLNPALRCEPVGKWSTDVGSRSRFKIQIPALEPSLKSVVVEREPGLIVWEFEGFFQGRDRWECQPNAEGTTLLNRFEFEIPNPIINWGFNTFAANWTKDDMKAQLRRLKRIAEEIYQID
- a CDS encoding SirB1 family protein yields the protein MNFYLGRKNFTREISQPESEIDLAKAALYIAQEEYPDLDPEEYLNSLDIMAEEVRERLPDTPYPMKIIQTINSYFYEDLGFQGNNDDYYNPKNSFLNDVIDNRTGIPITLSLVYLEIAKRIDFPMVGIGMPGHFIIRPEFENAGIFVDPFEGGEILFEQDCEERLSEIYQQPVKLEPIFLEPVTSKQFIARMLTNLKFIYINQQELAKALGIVERLLLLFPEHPIELRDRGLLNYQLNGYTKAAEDFQQYLEMLPNAEDADTIRALLINIRRLGIGY
- a CDS encoding FAD-dependent monooxygenase: MSLTEEILSQQPGDILAGLRKADQFWRALREGDLQIPNVVKENSLSLESLDCDVVISGGTLGILLAAALQKQGWQVSLIEKGVLRGRDQEWNISRQELKVFVELGLLTEAELENAIATEYNPARVSFHGGKDVWVRDVLNIGIDPVYLLETLKGKFLEAGGQLLENTPFDSAIVHPNGVVVEAGNKTIKTRLLIDAMGNFSPIAQQARQGEKPEGVCLVVGSCAQGYPENKIGDLIVSFTPIQNQCQYFWEAFPARDGRTTYLFTYLDADLNRPSLEFFMEEYLRLLPEYQKVELSQLKFERFLFGFFPSYRQSPLRFSFNRILPVGDSSGGQSPVSFGGFGAMVRHLQRLTNGIDEALKIEALNKDELALLQPYQPNISVTWLFQRTMSVKMNQELPPNQINDLLNSVFVAMENLGDDVLKPFLQDVVKFSGLAKTLPRVKPSLVLPIIPQVGLPMLLDWLKHYLNLAVYTGLYSVGKNFAPLMKNLPLQQQYFYHRWLDAWKYGSGKDYHS